The following proteins come from a genomic window of Gadus morhua chromosome 11, gadMor3.0, whole genome shotgun sequence:
- the LOC115553752 gene encoding neurofilament medium polypeptide isoform X14 encodes MSFMDHHAYYGPAAFRKVRPVSMTPSSGFQTQRRRTLTYSQASEHQDASYGGDVVRRNEKEILQTLNDRFAGYIDKVRHLELHNRNLEAEAAALRQSQAGRAAVGEHYESELLDLRDSLQRLSGEKAGALLEQEHLEEDIQSVRQRIEEEARNREEMEAAARAMNKYVDDCGLSRSELEKKLRVLEEEVDFVRKNHEEEVAELLAQIQGAQANFEVRDSVKADVTSALREIRSQLDRQASQSAAHTEDWFKVRMDRLSDAARTNQDAIRGSQDEISEYRRQLQSRTIELETLRGTKDSLERQRMENEDRHHGDLGSLQETIHQLDGELKSTKWEMSNQLKEYQELLNVKMALDIEIAAYRKLLEGEEQRFVTGGSLYSYIDSRLSSHLKLKGEDISDTVIVEEQTDETQVTEVTEDADDEEEEEEEKDEEEEEEGEETKEDGAEVEAEDEKEEDAEEETAEEKEEEKEEVKEEVKEDEAEEAEEEEAKEDEDKSKSPQSKTPAAGTPQSKSPESKSPASKSPVSKSPRSKSPESKSPPPSSPLPKTPEPKPKETPKEEKKDEQPEPVEQEKAEPTPVKEEPTPVKEEKKVEPTPVKEEKKEEPTPVKVEPTPVKEEKKEEPTPVKVEPTPVKEEKKEEPTPVKVEPTPVKEEKKEAPKEKEPEAKPEKAESNTPKAAPAAVETKPAEVQPAPAAKPEPTPAKEEATPAAPKAEEKSAPKAEPEKVEPKKDEQKPAEKTEDKKEVVKTEEKTEKPASTETKETKEVKK; translated from the exons ATGAGCTTCATGGACCACCACGCCTACTACGGGCCGGCCGCCTTCCGCAAGGTCCGGCCAGTCTCCATGACTCCCTCCTCCGGATTCCAGACCCAGAGGCGCCGGACCCTCACCTACAGCCAGGCTTCGGAGCACCAGGACGCCTCGTACGGCGGGGATGTGGTGCGGAGGAACGAGAAAGAGATCCTGCAAACTCTGAACGACCGCTTCGCCGGCTACATCGACAAGGTGCGCCACCTGGAGCTCCACAACCGGAACCTGGAAGCGGAGGCAGCGGCGCTGCGCCAGAGCCAAGCGGGGCGCGCGGCCGTCGGGGAGCACTACGAGAGCGAGCTGCTTGACCTGCGGGACAGCCTGCAGCGGCTGTCCGGGGAGAAGGCGGGAGCGCTGCTGGAGCAGGAGCACCTGGAGGAAGACATCCAGAGCGTGCGGCAAAGGATCGAGGAAGAGGCGCGCAACCGCGAAGAGATGGAGGCCGCTGCGCGCGCCATGAACAAGTACGTGGACGACTGCGGGCTCTCGCGCTCCGAGCTGGAGAAGAAGCTCCGCGTgctggaagaggaggtggactTCGTGAGGAAGAaccacgaggaggaggtggccgaGCTGCTCGCGCAGATCCAGGGCGCCCAGGCGAACTTTGAGGTGCGCGACTCCGTGAAGGCGGACGTCACGAGCGCACTGCGGGAGATCCGCTCGCAGCTGGACCGCCAGGCGAGCCAAAGCGCCGCGCACACAGAGGACTGGTTCAAAG TGCGTATGGACCGCCTGTCGGACGCGGCCCGCACCAACCAGGACGCCATCCGCGGCTCCCAGGACGAGATCTCCGAGTACCGCCGGCAGCTGCAGAGCCGCACCATCGAGCTGGAGACCCTGAGGGGGACCAAGGACTCCCTGGAGCGGCAGCGCATGGAGAACGAGGACCGCCACCACGGGGACCTGGGCTCCCTGCAG GAGACCATCCACCAGCTGGACGGCGAGCTGAAGAGCACCAAATGGGAGATGTCCAACCAGCTGAAGGAATACCAGGAGCTGCTCAACGTCAAGATGGCGCTGGACATTGAGATCGCCGCCTACAG GAAGCTCCTGGAGGGCGAGGAGCAGCGCTTCGTCACCGGGGGAAGCCTCTACTCCTACATCGACAGCCGGCTCTCCAGCCACCTGAAGCTGAAGGGAGAGGACATCTCCGACACCGTCATCGTGGAGGAGCAGACCGACGAGACACAGGTGACTGAGGTGACGGAGGACGCcgacgacgaggaagaggaggaagaggagaaggacgaggaagaagaggaagagggcgaGGAAACCAAAGAAGACGGAGCGGAGGTAGAAGCTGAGGACGAGAAGGAAGAAGATGCTGAGGAGGAAACtgcagaggagaaggaagaggagaaggaagaggtgaAGGAAGAGGTGAAGGAAGATGAGGCagaagaggcagaagaagaggaagccaAAGAGGATGAGGACAAGAGCAAGTCTCCTCAGTCCAAAACCCCAGCCGCCGGCACACCACAGTCCAAGTCCCCAGAATCTAAATCTCCTGCCAGCAAGTCTCCGGTGTCCAAGTCCCCACGCAGCAAGTCCCCTGAGAGCaagtcccctcccccctcgtcCCCCCTGCCCAAGACCCCCGAACCCAAGCCCAAAGAGACCCccaaagaggagaagaaagacgAGCAGCCTGAGCCTGTGGAACAGGAGAAGGCGGAGCCTACACCTGTGAAGGAGGAGCCTACACCTgtgaaagaggagaagaag GTGGAGCCTACACCTgtgaaagaggagaagaaggaggagcctACCCCTGTGAAGGTGGAGCCTACACCTgtgaaagaggagaagaaggaggagcctACACCTGTGAAGGTGGAGCCTACACCTgtgaaagaggagaagaaggaggagcctACACCTGTCAAGGTGGAGCCTACACCTgtgaaagaggagaagaaggaggcaCCCAAGGAGAAGGAACCTGAAGCCAAGCCAGAGAAGGCAGAGAGCAACACCCCCAAAGCAGCTCCTGCTGCCGTGGAAACCAAGCCGGCAGAGGTCCAGCCCGCCCCAGCAGCCAAACCAGAACCAACCCCTGCTAAGGAGGAGGCCACACCCGCCGCCCCcaaggcagaggagaagagcgCCCCTAAAGCCGAGCCCGAGAAGGTAGAGCCCAAGAAGGACGAGCAGAAACCAGCGGAGAAGACGGAGGACAAGAAGGAGGTGGTGAAGACCGAGGAGAAGACCGAGAAGCCAGCCAGCACAGAGACCAAGGAGACCAAGGAGGTGAAGAAGTAA
- the LOC115553752 gene encoding neurofilament heavy polypeptide isoform X9, whose protein sequence is MSFMDHHAYYGPAAFRKVRPVSMTPSSGFQTQRRRTLTYSQASEHQDASYGGDVVRRNEKEILQTLNDRFAGYIDKVRHLELHNRNLEAEAAALRQSQAGRAAVGEHYESELLDLRDSLQRLSGEKAGALLEQEHLEEDIQSVRQRIEEEARNREEMEAAARAMNKYVDDCGLSRSELEKKLRVLEEEVDFVRKNHEEEVAELLAQIQGAQANFEVRDSVKADVTSALREIRSQLDRQASQSAAHTEDWFKVRMDRLSDAARTNQDAIRGSQDEISEYRRQLQSRTIELETLRGTKDSLERQRMENEDRHHGDLGSLQETIHQLDGELKSTKWEMSNQLKEYQELLNVKMALDIEIAAYRKLLEGEEQRFVTGGSLYSYIDSRLSSHLKLKGEDISDTVIVEEQTDETQVTEVTEDADDEEEEEEEKDEEEEEEGEETKEDGAEVEAEDEKEEDAEEETAEEKEEEKEEVKEEVKEDEAEEAEEEEAKEDEDKSKSPQSKTPAAGTPQSKSPESKSPASKSPVSKSPRSKSPESKSPPPSSPLPKTPEPKPKETPKEEKKDEQPEPVEQEKAEPTPVKEEPTPVKEEKKVEPTPVKEEKKVEPTPVKEEKKEEPTPVKVEPTPVKEEKVEPTPVKEEKKEEPTPVKVEPTPVKEEKKEEPTPVKVEPTPVKEEKKEEPTPVKVEPTPVKEEKKEEPTPVKVEPTPVKEEKKEAPKEKEPEAKPEKAESNTPKAAPAAVETKPAEVQPAPAAKPEPTPAKEEATPAAPKAEEKSAPKAEPEKVEPKKDEQKPAEKTEDKKEVVKTEEKTEKPASTETKETKEVKK, encoded by the exons ATGAGCTTCATGGACCACCACGCCTACTACGGGCCGGCCGCCTTCCGCAAGGTCCGGCCAGTCTCCATGACTCCCTCCTCCGGATTCCAGACCCAGAGGCGCCGGACCCTCACCTACAGCCAGGCTTCGGAGCACCAGGACGCCTCGTACGGCGGGGATGTGGTGCGGAGGAACGAGAAAGAGATCCTGCAAACTCTGAACGACCGCTTCGCCGGCTACATCGACAAGGTGCGCCACCTGGAGCTCCACAACCGGAACCTGGAAGCGGAGGCAGCGGCGCTGCGCCAGAGCCAAGCGGGGCGCGCGGCCGTCGGGGAGCACTACGAGAGCGAGCTGCTTGACCTGCGGGACAGCCTGCAGCGGCTGTCCGGGGAGAAGGCGGGAGCGCTGCTGGAGCAGGAGCACCTGGAGGAAGACATCCAGAGCGTGCGGCAAAGGATCGAGGAAGAGGCGCGCAACCGCGAAGAGATGGAGGCCGCTGCGCGCGCCATGAACAAGTACGTGGACGACTGCGGGCTCTCGCGCTCCGAGCTGGAGAAGAAGCTCCGCGTgctggaagaggaggtggactTCGTGAGGAAGAaccacgaggaggaggtggccgaGCTGCTCGCGCAGATCCAGGGCGCCCAGGCGAACTTTGAGGTGCGCGACTCCGTGAAGGCGGACGTCACGAGCGCACTGCGGGAGATCCGCTCGCAGCTGGACCGCCAGGCGAGCCAAAGCGCCGCGCACACAGAGGACTGGTTCAAAG TGCGTATGGACCGCCTGTCGGACGCGGCCCGCACCAACCAGGACGCCATCCGCGGCTCCCAGGACGAGATCTCCGAGTACCGCCGGCAGCTGCAGAGCCGCACCATCGAGCTGGAGACCCTGAGGGGGACCAAGGACTCCCTGGAGCGGCAGCGCATGGAGAACGAGGACCGCCACCACGGGGACCTGGGCTCCCTGCAG GAGACCATCCACCAGCTGGACGGCGAGCTGAAGAGCACCAAATGGGAGATGTCCAACCAGCTGAAGGAATACCAGGAGCTGCTCAACGTCAAGATGGCGCTGGACATTGAGATCGCCGCCTACAG GAAGCTCCTGGAGGGCGAGGAGCAGCGCTTCGTCACCGGGGGAAGCCTCTACTCCTACATCGACAGCCGGCTCTCCAGCCACCTGAAGCTGAAGGGAGAGGACATCTCCGACACCGTCATCGTGGAGGAGCAGACCGACGAGACACAGGTGACTGAGGTGACGGAGGACGCcgacgacgaggaagaggaggaagaggagaaggacgaggaagaagaggaagagggcgaGGAAACCAAAGAAGACGGAGCGGAGGTAGAAGCTGAGGACGAGAAGGAAGAAGATGCTGAGGAGGAAACtgcagaggagaaggaagaggagaaggaagaggtgaAGGAAGAGGTGAAGGAAGATGAGGCagaagaggcagaagaagaggaagccaAAGAGGATGAGGACAAGAGCAAGTCTCCTCAGTCCAAAACCCCAGCCGCCGGCACACCACAGTCCAAGTCCCCAGAATCTAAATCTCCTGCCAGCAAGTCTCCGGTGTCCAAGTCCCCACGCAGCAAGTCCCCTGAGAGCaagtcccctcccccctcgtcCCCCCTGCCCAAGACCCCCGAACCCAAGCCCAAAGAGACCCccaaagaggagaagaaagacgAGCAGCCTGAGCCTGTGGAACAGGAGAAGGCGGAGCCTACACCTGTGAAGGAGGAGCCTACACCTgtgaaagaggagaagaag GTGGAGCCTACACCTgtgaaagaggagaagaaggtggaGCCTACACCTgtgaaagaggagaagaaggaggagcctACCCCTGTGAAGGTGGAGCCTACACCTGTgaaagaggagaaggtggagcctACACCTgtgaaagaggagaagaaggaggagcctACACCTGTGAAGGTGGAGCCTACACCTgtgaaagaggagaagaaggaggagcctACCCCTGTGAAGGTGGAGCCTACACCTgtgaaagaggagaagaaggaggagcctACACCTGTGAAGGTGGAGCCTACACCTgtgaaagaggagaagaaggaggagcctACACCTGTCAAGGTGGAGCCTACACCTgtgaaagaggagaagaaggaggcaCCCAAGGAGAAGGAACCTGAAGCCAAGCCAGAGAAGGCAGAGAGCAACACCCCCAAAGCAGCTCCTGCTGCCGTGGAAACCAAGCCGGCAGAGGTCCAGCCCGCCCCAGCAGCCAAACCAGAACCAACCCCTGCTAAGGAGGAGGCCACACCCGCCGCCCCcaaggcagaggagaagagcgCCCCTAAAGCCGAGCCCGAGAAGGTAGAGCCCAAGAAGGACGAGCAGAAACCAGCGGAGAAGACGGAGGACAAGAAGGAGGTGGTGAAGACCGAGGAGAAGACCGAGAAGCCAGCCAGCACAGAGACCAAGGAGACCAAGGAGGTGAAGAAGTAA
- the LOC115553752 gene encoding neurofilament heavy polypeptide isoform X12 — protein MSFMDHHAYYGPAAFRKVRPVSMTPSSGFQTQRRRTLTYSQASEHQDASYGGDVVRRNEKEILQTLNDRFAGYIDKVRHLELHNRNLEAEAAALRQSQAGRAAVGEHYESELLDLRDSLQRLSGEKAGALLEQEHLEEDIQSVRQRIEEEARNREEMEAAARAMNKYVDDCGLSRSELEKKLRVLEEEVDFVRKNHEEEVAELLAQIQGAQANFEVRDSVKADVTSALREIRSQLDRQASQSAAHTEDWFKVRMDRLSDAARTNQDAIRGSQDEISEYRRQLQSRTIELETLRGTKDSLERQRMENEDRHHGDLGSLQETIHQLDGELKSTKWEMSNQLKEYQELLNVKMALDIEIAAYRKLLEGEEQRFVTGGSLYSYIDSRLSSHLKLKGEDISDTVIVEEQTDETQVTEVTEDADDEEEEEEEKDEEEEEEGEETKEDGAEVEAEDEKEEDAEEETAEEKEEEKEEVKEEVKEDEAEEAEEEEAKEDEDKSKSPQSKTPAAGTPQSKSPESKSPASKSPVSKSPRSKSPESKSPPPSSPLPKTPEPKPKETPKEEKKDEQPEPVEQEKAEPTPVKEEPTPVKEEKKEEPTPVKVEPTPVKEEKKEEPTPVKVEPTPVKEEKKEEPTPVKVEPTPVKEEKKEEPTPVKVEPTPVKEEKKEEPTPVKVEPTPVKEEKKEEPTPVKVEPTPVKEEKKEAPKEKEPEAKPEKAESNTPKAAPAAVETKPAEVQPAPAAKPEPTPAKEEATPAAPKAEEKSAPKAEPEKVEPKKDEQKPAEKTEDKKEVVKTEEKTEKPASTETKETKEVKK, from the exons ATGAGCTTCATGGACCACCACGCCTACTACGGGCCGGCCGCCTTCCGCAAGGTCCGGCCAGTCTCCATGACTCCCTCCTCCGGATTCCAGACCCAGAGGCGCCGGACCCTCACCTACAGCCAGGCTTCGGAGCACCAGGACGCCTCGTACGGCGGGGATGTGGTGCGGAGGAACGAGAAAGAGATCCTGCAAACTCTGAACGACCGCTTCGCCGGCTACATCGACAAGGTGCGCCACCTGGAGCTCCACAACCGGAACCTGGAAGCGGAGGCAGCGGCGCTGCGCCAGAGCCAAGCGGGGCGCGCGGCCGTCGGGGAGCACTACGAGAGCGAGCTGCTTGACCTGCGGGACAGCCTGCAGCGGCTGTCCGGGGAGAAGGCGGGAGCGCTGCTGGAGCAGGAGCACCTGGAGGAAGACATCCAGAGCGTGCGGCAAAGGATCGAGGAAGAGGCGCGCAACCGCGAAGAGATGGAGGCCGCTGCGCGCGCCATGAACAAGTACGTGGACGACTGCGGGCTCTCGCGCTCCGAGCTGGAGAAGAAGCTCCGCGTgctggaagaggaggtggactTCGTGAGGAAGAaccacgaggaggaggtggccgaGCTGCTCGCGCAGATCCAGGGCGCCCAGGCGAACTTTGAGGTGCGCGACTCCGTGAAGGCGGACGTCACGAGCGCACTGCGGGAGATCCGCTCGCAGCTGGACCGCCAGGCGAGCCAAAGCGCCGCGCACACAGAGGACTGGTTCAAAG TGCGTATGGACCGCCTGTCGGACGCGGCCCGCACCAACCAGGACGCCATCCGCGGCTCCCAGGACGAGATCTCCGAGTACCGCCGGCAGCTGCAGAGCCGCACCATCGAGCTGGAGACCCTGAGGGGGACCAAGGACTCCCTGGAGCGGCAGCGCATGGAGAACGAGGACCGCCACCACGGGGACCTGGGCTCCCTGCAG GAGACCATCCACCAGCTGGACGGCGAGCTGAAGAGCACCAAATGGGAGATGTCCAACCAGCTGAAGGAATACCAGGAGCTGCTCAACGTCAAGATGGCGCTGGACATTGAGATCGCCGCCTACAG GAAGCTCCTGGAGGGCGAGGAGCAGCGCTTCGTCACCGGGGGAAGCCTCTACTCCTACATCGACAGCCGGCTCTCCAGCCACCTGAAGCTGAAGGGAGAGGACATCTCCGACACCGTCATCGTGGAGGAGCAGACCGACGAGACACAGGTGACTGAGGTGACGGAGGACGCcgacgacgaggaagaggaggaagaggagaaggacgaggaagaagaggaagagggcgaGGAAACCAAAGAAGACGGAGCGGAGGTAGAAGCTGAGGACGAGAAGGAAGAAGATGCTGAGGAGGAAACtgcagaggagaaggaagaggagaaggaagaggtgaAGGAAGAGGTGAAGGAAGATGAGGCagaagaggcagaagaagaggaagccaAAGAGGATGAGGACAAGAGCAAGTCTCCTCAGTCCAAAACCCCAGCCGCCGGCACACCACAGTCCAAGTCCCCAGAATCTAAATCTCCTGCCAGCAAGTCTCCGGTGTCCAAGTCCCCACGCAGCAAGTCCCCTGAGAGCaagtcccctcccccctcgtcCCCCCTGCCCAAGACCCCCGAACCCAAGCCCAAAGAGACCCccaaagaggagaagaaagacgAGCAGCCTGAGCCTGTGGAACAGGAGAAGGCGGAGCCTACACCTGTGAAGGAGGAGCCTACACCTgtgaaagaggagaagaag gaggagcctACACCTGTGAAG gtggaGCCTACACCTgtgaaagaggagaagaaggaggagcctACCCCTGTGAAG gtggagcctACACCTgtgaaagaggagaagaaggaggagcctACACCTGTGAAGGTGGAGCCTACACCTgtgaaagaggagaagaaggaggagcctACCCCTGTGAAGGTGGAGCCTACACCTgtgaaagaggagaagaaggaggagcctACACCTGTGAAGGTGGAGCCTACACCTgtgaaagaggagaagaaggaggagcctACACCTGTCAAGGTGGAGCCTACACCTgtgaaagaggagaagaaggaggcaCCCAAGGAGAAGGAACCTGAAGCCAAGCCAGAGAAGGCAGAGAGCAACACCCCCAAAGCAGCTCCTGCTGCCGTGGAAACCAAGCCGGCAGAGGTCCAGCCCGCCCCAGCAGCCAAACCAGAACCAACCCCTGCTAAGGAGGAGGCCACACCCGCCGCCCCcaaggcagaggagaagagcgCCCCTAAAGCCGAGCCCGAGAAGGTAGAGCCCAAGAAGGACGAGCAGAAACCAGCGGAGAAGACGGAGGACAAGAAGGAGGTGGTGAAGACCGAGGAGAAGACCGAGAAGCCAGCCAGCACAGAGACCAAGGAGACCAAGGAGGTGAAGAAGTAA
- the LOC115553752 gene encoding neurofilament heavy polypeptide isoform X1, whose product MSFMDHHAYYGPAAFRKVRPVSMTPSSGFQTQRRRTLTYSQASEHQDASYGGDVVRRNEKEILQTLNDRFAGYIDKVRHLELHNRNLEAEAAALRQSQAGRAAVGEHYESELLDLRDSLQRLSGEKAGALLEQEHLEEDIQSVRQRIEEEARNREEMEAAARAMNKYVDDCGLSRSELEKKLRVLEEEVDFVRKNHEEEVAELLAQIQGAQANFEVRDSVKADVTSALREIRSQLDRQASQSAAHTEDWFKVRMDRLSDAARTNQDAIRGSQDEISEYRRQLQSRTIELETLRGTKDSLERQRMENEDRHHGDLGSLQETIHQLDGELKSTKWEMSNQLKEYQELLNVKMALDIEIAAYRKLLEGEEQRFVTGGSLYSYIDSRLSSHLKLKGEDISDTVIVEEQTDETQVTEVTEDADDEEEEEEEKDEEEEEEGEETKEDGAEVEAEDEKEEDAEEETAEEKEEEKEEVKEEVKEDEAEEAEEEEAKEDEDKSKSPQSKTPAAGTPQSKSPESKSPASKSPVSKSPRSKSPESKSPPPSSPLPKTPEPKPKETPKEEKKDEQPEPVEQEKAEPTPVKEEPTPVKEEKKVEPTPVKEEKKVEPTPVKEEKKVEPTPVKEEPTPVKEEKEEPTPVKVEPTPVKEEKKVEPTPVKEEKKEEPTPVKVEPTPVKEEKVEPTPVKEEKKEEPTPVKVEPTPVKEEKKEEPTPVKVEPTPVKEEKKEEPTPVKVEPTPVKEEKKEEPTPVKVEPTPVKEEKKEAPKEKEPEAKPEKAESNTPKAAPAAVETKPAEVQPAPAAKPEPTPAKEEATPAAPKAEEKSAPKAEPEKVEPKKDEQKPAEKTEDKKEVVKTEEKTEKPASTETKETKEVKK is encoded by the exons ATGAGCTTCATGGACCACCACGCCTACTACGGGCCGGCCGCCTTCCGCAAGGTCCGGCCAGTCTCCATGACTCCCTCCTCCGGATTCCAGACCCAGAGGCGCCGGACCCTCACCTACAGCCAGGCTTCGGAGCACCAGGACGCCTCGTACGGCGGGGATGTGGTGCGGAGGAACGAGAAAGAGATCCTGCAAACTCTGAACGACCGCTTCGCCGGCTACATCGACAAGGTGCGCCACCTGGAGCTCCACAACCGGAACCTGGAAGCGGAGGCAGCGGCGCTGCGCCAGAGCCAAGCGGGGCGCGCGGCCGTCGGGGAGCACTACGAGAGCGAGCTGCTTGACCTGCGGGACAGCCTGCAGCGGCTGTCCGGGGAGAAGGCGGGAGCGCTGCTGGAGCAGGAGCACCTGGAGGAAGACATCCAGAGCGTGCGGCAAAGGATCGAGGAAGAGGCGCGCAACCGCGAAGAGATGGAGGCCGCTGCGCGCGCCATGAACAAGTACGTGGACGACTGCGGGCTCTCGCGCTCCGAGCTGGAGAAGAAGCTCCGCGTgctggaagaggaggtggactTCGTGAGGAAGAaccacgaggaggaggtggccgaGCTGCTCGCGCAGATCCAGGGCGCCCAGGCGAACTTTGAGGTGCGCGACTCCGTGAAGGCGGACGTCACGAGCGCACTGCGGGAGATCCGCTCGCAGCTGGACCGCCAGGCGAGCCAAAGCGCCGCGCACACAGAGGACTGGTTCAAAG TGCGTATGGACCGCCTGTCGGACGCGGCCCGCACCAACCAGGACGCCATCCGCGGCTCCCAGGACGAGATCTCCGAGTACCGCCGGCAGCTGCAGAGCCGCACCATCGAGCTGGAGACCCTGAGGGGGACCAAGGACTCCCTGGAGCGGCAGCGCATGGAGAACGAGGACCGCCACCACGGGGACCTGGGCTCCCTGCAG GAGACCATCCACCAGCTGGACGGCGAGCTGAAGAGCACCAAATGGGAGATGTCCAACCAGCTGAAGGAATACCAGGAGCTGCTCAACGTCAAGATGGCGCTGGACATTGAGATCGCCGCCTACAG GAAGCTCCTGGAGGGCGAGGAGCAGCGCTTCGTCACCGGGGGAAGCCTCTACTCCTACATCGACAGCCGGCTCTCCAGCCACCTGAAGCTGAAGGGAGAGGACATCTCCGACACCGTCATCGTGGAGGAGCAGACCGACGAGACACAGGTGACTGAGGTGACGGAGGACGCcgacgacgaggaagaggaggaagaggagaaggacgaggaagaagaggaagagggcgaGGAAACCAAAGAAGACGGAGCGGAGGTAGAAGCTGAGGACGAGAAGGAAGAAGATGCTGAGGAGGAAACtgcagaggagaaggaagaggagaaggaagaggtgaAGGAAGAGGTGAAGGAAGATGAGGCagaagaggcagaagaagaggaagccaAAGAGGATGAGGACAAGAGCAAGTCTCCTCAGTCCAAAACCCCAGCCGCCGGCACACCACAGTCCAAGTCCCCAGAATCTAAATCTCCTGCCAGCAAGTCTCCGGTGTCCAAGTCCCCACGCAGCAAGTCCCCTGAGAGCaagtcccctcccccctcgtcCCCCCTGCCCAAGACCCCCGAACCCAAGCCCAAAGAGACCCccaaagaggagaagaaagacgAGCAGCCTGAGCCTGTGGAACAGGAGAAGGCGGAGCCTACACCTGTGAAGGAGGAGCCTACACCTgtgaaagaggagaagaaggtggaGCCTACACCTgtgaaagaggagaagaaggtggaGCCTACACCTgtgaaagaggagaagaaggtggaGCCTACACCTGTGAAGGAGGAGCCTACACCTGtgaaagaagagaaggaggagcctACACCTGTGAAGGTGGAGCCTACACCTgtgaaagaggagaagaaggtggaGCCTACACCTgtgaaagaggagaagaaggaggagcctACCCCTGTGAAGGTGGAGCCTACACCTGTgaaagaggagaaggtggagcctACACCTgtgaaagaggagaagaaggaggagcctACACCTGTGAAGGTGGAGCCTACACCTgtgaaagaggagaagaaggaggagcctACCCCTGTGAAGGTGGAGCCTACACCTgtgaaagaggagaagaaggaggagcctACACCTGTGAAGGTGGAGCCTACACCTgtgaaagaggagaagaaggaggagcctACACCTGTCAAGGTGGAGCCTACACCTgtgaaagaggagaagaaggaggcaCCCAAGGAGAAGGAACCTGAAGCCAAGCCAGAGAAGGCAGAGAGCAACACCCCCAAAGCAGCTCCTGCTGCCGTGGAAACCAAGCCGGCAGAGGTCCAGCCCGCCCCAGCAGCCAAACCAGAACCAACCCCTGCTAAGGAGGAGGCCACACCCGCCGCCCCcaaggcagaggagaagagcgCCCCTAAAGCCGAGCCCGAGAAGGTAGAGCCCAAGAAGGACGAGCAGAAACCAGCGGAGAAGACGGAGGACAAGAAGGAGGTGGTGAAGACCGAGGAGAAGACCGAGAAGCCAGCCAGCACAGAGACCAAGGAGACCAAGGAGGTGAAGAAGTAA